Proteins from a single region of Embleya scabrispora:
- a CDS encoding N-6 DNA methylase: MERVLREAWQVGIGRSVGSEAGAGIGEANLSTVADRQLAELVACVEAAEGPHELFAACLDRFSRRLGRGGDYFTPRGVSRLMVAVADPRGGERILDPVCGSAGLLVDAARAAGTRSSDGGRVRLHGRDVNVEARLVAAMNLALHSLEADLGPSAVDSLLTGPTRVGCDVVLANPPFGTKSWGHDALAADERWRWGTPPPGNADFAWIQHVLAELCDRGRAVVLLGDGAAKSVRTGEREIRGHLVGSDMVAAVVALPAHLFPHSPVSACLWFLSRDKRAHPRWGRTGRTDQILFVNARALERRDGKGRRSLGDADIERVRRTFSMWRGSDADSGAGALSDVEEYADESGWCRSVSRREVEAAGWDLSPALHVPPRAEASEGTDAPAALRNALYGHFADASSLDRTLRRVLGNA, encoded by the coding sequence ATGGAGCGAGTTCTGCGTGAGGCGTGGCAGGTGGGTATCGGGCGATCGGTCGGATCGGAGGCGGGGGCCGGGATCGGGGAGGCGAACCTTTCGACCGTCGCCGATCGGCAGTTGGCCGAACTTGTCGCGTGTGTCGAAGCGGCCGAAGGGCCGCACGAGTTGTTCGCCGCATGCCTGGATCGGTTTTCCCGGCGCCTGGGTCGAGGTGGGGACTACTTCACGCCTCGAGGCGTGAGTCGGTTGATGGTCGCGGTCGCCGACCCCCGCGGCGGCGAGCGAATCCTGGATCCGGTGTGCGGCTCGGCAGGACTTCTCGTGGACGCCGCCCGCGCCGCCGGAACACGGAGCAGCGATGGGGGCCGGGTCCGACTGCATGGCCGTGACGTCAACGTCGAGGCTCGTCTGGTGGCCGCGATGAACCTGGCTCTGCATTCCCTGGAGGCCGACCTCGGACCGTCGGCGGTCGACAGTCTCCTGACCGGTCCCACACGCGTCGGCTGCGATGTGGTCCTGGCGAATCCGCCGTTCGGTACCAAGAGCTGGGGTCACGACGCGCTCGCGGCGGACGAACGATGGCGGTGGGGCACACCGCCCCCGGGCAACGCCGACTTCGCCTGGATTCAGCACGTACTGGCCGAACTCTGCGATCGGGGCCGTGCGGTCGTGCTGCTCGGCGATGGGGCGGCCAAGAGCGTCCGCACCGGCGAACGGGAGATCCGAGGACATCTGGTCGGATCGGACATGGTGGCCGCCGTGGTGGCCCTGCCCGCTCACCTGTTCCCACACTCCCCCGTGTCCGCGTGCCTGTGGTTTCTCAGTCGCGACAAACGTGCGCACCCCCGGTGGGGGCGTACCGGACGTACCGATCAGATCCTGTTCGTGAACGCCCGCGCGCTGGAACGACGCGACGGGAAGGGACGGCGCTCGCTGGGCGACGCCGACATCGAACGTGTCCGACGAACCTTCTCAATGTGGCGCGGCAGCGACGCGGACTCCGGCGCCGGCGCGCTATCCGATGTCGAGGAGTACGCCGACGAGAGTGGATGGTGTCGGTCGGTCTCCCGCCGCGAGGTCGAGGCGGCCGGCTGGGATCTGTCGCCGGCCCTCCACGTCCCGCCCAGGGCAGAGGCGTCGGAGGGGACGGACGCCCCGGCGGCTTTGCGAAACGCTCTGTACGGGCATTTCGCCGACGCGTCAAGCCTGGACCGGACGTTGCGTCGGGTGTTGGGGAACGCATGA
- a CDS encoding type I restriction-modification system subunit M: MPSRKRAGERDVPDLLWQAVSRLRGSMDTARYKHYVLGLLFLRHAWAAFTERRDEIARELADLPAATLQTFLESPDEYTSEGVLWIPPVARWDAVTAHARAGEGELGTLLDGATQALARQHRDLHDVLPRIYDRALVDPVLLRNLVDVLDRPGLTGHPGRRESEILRELYEALIERFAREEGKRGADFHTPSSVTELVVQLLEPYGGRIHDPCCGTGGFLIKAGRFLEAHRGREHRDDIVVSGQEINQTTWRLARMNLSLSGMDGAGAGARWADTLAEDLLPDLDADFVMSHPPFNTRNWARRQDDPRWTFGVPPRTNANFAWLQHACAKLAPTGTAAVVLANGSLSTKQSGEGAIRAAMIDQDLVACLIALPERLFPSTAIPACVWILAKDKSPQGASKLTDRRGQVLFVDASRHGSLIDRAQRAFADDEIAAIADIYRAWRGTRSARASNTVYEDVAGLCRSVPLTEIRGCGHVLTPGRYVEVTPLETAPDDAHIARLTHDFLALLDKADNLASDLQQELRNTANGLPWTSTP; encoded by the coding sequence ATGCCCTCACGCAAACGCGCCGGAGAACGGGACGTTCCCGATCTGCTGTGGCAGGCCGTGTCCAGGTTGCGCGGCAGCATGGACACCGCCCGATACAAGCACTACGTCCTGGGACTGCTGTTTCTGCGGCATGCCTGGGCCGCGTTCACGGAACGCCGTGACGAGATCGCCCGGGAACTGGCCGACCTACCCGCCGCCACCCTGCAAACATTCCTCGAATCGCCGGACGAGTACACGTCCGAGGGGGTGCTGTGGATCCCCCCGGTCGCCCGCTGGGATGCCGTCACCGCCCACGCGCGCGCCGGGGAAGGCGAACTCGGCACGCTGCTGGACGGGGCGACACAAGCCCTGGCACGGCAACACCGGGACCTGCACGACGTGCTCCCTCGAATCTACGACCGCGCCCTCGTCGACCCGGTCCTGCTGCGGAACCTCGTGGACGTTCTCGACCGCCCCGGCCTCACCGGGCACCCCGGCCGTCGCGAGAGCGAGATCCTGCGCGAACTGTACGAGGCCCTCATCGAGCGCTTCGCCCGAGAAGAAGGAAAACGCGGCGCCGACTTCCACACACCGTCGAGCGTCACCGAACTGGTGGTCCAACTCCTGGAACCGTACGGGGGCCGAATCCACGACCCGTGCTGCGGCACCGGCGGCTTCCTGATCAAAGCGGGCAGATTCCTTGAAGCCCATCGCGGACGGGAGCACCGGGACGACATCGTCGTCTCGGGCCAGGAAATCAACCAGACCACGTGGCGGCTGGCCAGGATGAACCTGTCCTTGAGCGGCATGGACGGAGCAGGCGCCGGTGCTCGCTGGGCCGACACCCTGGCGGAGGATCTGCTGCCCGACCTCGACGCCGACTTCGTGATGTCGCATCCCCCCTTCAACACGAGAAACTGGGCACGGCGGCAAGACGACCCCCGATGGACATTCGGGGTTCCACCGCGAACCAACGCCAACTTCGCGTGGCTTCAACACGCCTGCGCCAAACTCGCCCCCACCGGAACCGCCGCAGTGGTATTGGCCAACGGCTCCCTGTCCACCAAGCAATCCGGCGAGGGCGCGATCCGTGCCGCCATGATCGACCAGGATCTCGTCGCCTGTCTCATCGCACTGCCGGAGAGGCTGTTCCCCAGCACCGCGATACCGGCCTGTGTATGGATCCTCGCCAAGGACAAGTCGCCCCAGGGAGCGTCGAAGCTGACCGACCGGCGCGGCCAGGTCCTCTTCGTGGACGCCAGCCGTCACGGCAGCCTGATCGACCGCGCCCAACGCGCCTTCGCCGACGACGAGATCGCGGCCATCGCCGACATCTACCGCGCCTGGCGGGGCACCCGCAGCGCCAGAGCTTCGAACACCGTGTACGAAGACGTCGCAGGCCTGTGTCGCTCCGTGCCGCTCACCGAGATCCGAGGCTGCGGACACGTCCTCACCCCGGGAAGATACGTCGAGGTGACGCCACTCGAGACGGCCCCCGACGACGCGCACATCGCCCGGTTGACCCACGACTTCCTCGCCCTTCTCGACAAGGCGGACAACCTGGCGAGCGACCTGCAACAAGAACTCCGGAACACGGCGAACGGCCTGCCGTGGACCTCCACGCCCTGA